A genomic segment from Irregularibacter muris encodes:
- the rpe gene encoding ribulose-phosphate 3-epimerase, whose product MIKIAPSILGADFGNLEREIKELEELNIEILHLDMMDGNFVPNITFGPDQIKNLRPKSKMIFDVHMMVQDPDRFIPRIAEAGADIITIHQEATTHLHRSIQLIKSTGVKAGVVLNPATPPETLQYILEDIHMVLLMTVNPGYGGQKFIPVMTEKIAKTREMISSYPIDLQVDGGINDVTAKQCIEAGANILVAGSYVFNGDKKENIRKLLGENER is encoded by the coding sequence ATGATTAAAATAGCGCCCTCTATTTTAGGGGCAGACTTTGGAAATTTAGAAAGAGAGATAAAAGAATTAGAAGAACTCAATATAGAGATACTCCATCTTGATATGATGGATGGAAATTTTGTCCCCAATATTACCTTTGGACCAGATCAAATCAAAAACCTAAGACCAAAAAGCAAAATGATATTTGATGTTCATATGATGGTGCAAGATCCTGATCGATTCATTCCTAGGATAGCGGAGGCAGGAGCGGATATTATTACTATTCATCAGGAAGCGACTACCCATCTGCATAGAAGCATTCAGCTTATAAAGAGTACAGGAGTCAAAGCAGGAGTAGTCCTAAACCCTGCAACCCCTCCAGAAACCCTTCAATATATCCTAGAAGATATCCATATGGTATTACTGATGACTGTAAATCCAGGCTATGGTGGACAAAAATTCATTCCAGTTATGACAGAAAAGATAGCTAAAACAAGAGAAATGATCTCATCCTATCCTATAGATCTTCAAGTGGATGGAGGAATAAATGATGTGACAGCAAAACAGTGTATAGAAGCAGGAGCAAATATATTAGTAGCAGGTTCCTACGTCTTTAATGGAGATAAAAAAGAAAATATTCGTAAGTTATTAGGAGAAAATGAAAGATAA
- the gyrA gene encoding DNA gyrase subunit A — MTENNNSENILQIKIEDEMKKSYIDYAMSVIVSRALPDVRDGLKPVHRRILYAMSELGITPEKAHRKSARIVGDVLGKYHPHGDTAVYDAMVRLAQDFSTRYPLVDGHGNFGSVDGDGAAAMRYTEAKMTKMTTELLRDINKNTVDYRPNFDETLKEPTVLPSRFPNLLVNGSSGIAVGMATNIPPHNLGEVIDGLLKIIDNPEVTIEDLMKKIKGPDFPTGGIILGKNEIRSAYTTGRGKIKVRAKANIEQMANERFRIIVTEIPYQVNKARLIEKIADLVKEKRIEGISDLRDESDRNGMRIVVELKRDVNPNVVLNLLYKYTQMQDTFGVIMLSLVNGEPKVLNLRQMLDYYLEHQKEIIVRRTQFDLEKAEARAHILEGLRIALDHIDEVIKLIRGSKTAQIAKEGLMEKFQLSEKQAQAILDMRLQRLTGLERDKIEEEYSGLLETIKGLKEILGSETLIYQVIREELLDIKEKYNDDRRTGFDLDASDFDIEDLIEKEDVVITLTHFGYIKRLPSDTYRSQRRGGRGMAALSTREDDFVEHLFMTSTHHYLLFFTNKGRVYRLKAFEIPEASRQARGTAIVNILQLEPGEMIAAVIPVKEFTPEHYLIMVTKLGMVKKTELVEYDTSRRSGLAAITIKENDELIGVRLTNGDKEVIIGTEKGYAIRFSENDVRAMGRTAMGVKGIDLRNKDQVIGMDLVSEGSYVLAVSENGYGKMTSLEEYRTQGRGGKGVITYNLTNKTGELVGIRIVTKEDEIMLINNQGIVIRLEAEGISEMGRSTQGVTLMRVGGEDKIVSVAKVYVSEEVVEEAKDMEKAEVREVTENNTEK; from the coding sequence ATGACAGAAAATAATAATAGTGAAAATATTTTACAAATCAAGATAGAAGATGAAATGAAAAAATCTTATATAGATTATGCCATGAGTGTTATTGTATCCCGTGCTCTACCTGATGTTAGAGATGGACTAAAACCAGTCCATAGAAGGATTTTATATGCCATGAGCGAACTGGGAATAACCCCTGAAAAAGCCCATAGAAAAAGTGCCAGAATCGTCGGGGACGTACTGGGTAAATACCATCCCCATGGGGATACCGCGGTATATGATGCCATGGTAAGATTAGCCCAGGATTTCTCTACCCGTTATCCTTTAGTAGATGGACATGGAAATTTTGGTTCTGTCGATGGGGATGGCGCTGCTGCCATGCGTTATACCGAAGCTAAAATGACAAAAATGACTACAGAGTTATTGAGAGACATCAATAAAAATACCGTGGATTACAGACCAAACTTTGATGAAACCTTGAAGGAACCAACAGTATTGCCTTCTCGTTTCCCTAACCTATTGGTCAATGGATCCTCAGGTATCGCTGTAGGTATGGCCACCAATATTCCTCCCCATAACCTTGGAGAGGTGATTGATGGATTACTTAAGATTATTGATAATCCTGAGGTCACCATAGAGGACTTAATGAAAAAGATTAAGGGACCAGATTTTCCAACCGGGGGAATTATTTTAGGGAAGAATGAAATAAGATCTGCTTATACCACTGGAAGAGGAAAAATCAAGGTAAGGGCTAAAGCCAATATTGAGCAAATGGCCAATGAGAGATTTAGAATTATTGTCACAGAAATTCCTTATCAGGTAAATAAAGCTAGACTTATTGAAAAGATTGCTGACTTAGTAAAGGAAAAACGAATTGAGGGCATTTCTGACCTAAGGGATGAATCAGATAGAAATGGTATGCGTATTGTTGTGGAGTTGAAAAGGGATGTTAATCCCAATGTAGTATTAAATCTACTATACAAATATACGCAAATGCAAGATACCTTCGGAGTGATTATGCTATCCCTTGTGAATGGTGAGCCAAAGGTACTTAATCTACGTCAAATGCTGGACTATTATCTAGAGCACCAAAAAGAAATTATCGTCAGAAGAACTCAGTTTGATTTGGAAAAAGCAGAGGCCAGGGCACATATCTTAGAAGGTTTAAGGATTGCATTAGATCACATTGATGAAGTCATTAAGCTGATTAGAGGTTCTAAAACAGCCCAAATAGCAAAAGAAGGTTTAATGGAGAAATTCCAGTTATCCGAAAAACAAGCCCAGGCCATTTTAGATATGCGTCTACAACGCTTAACTGGATTGGAAAGGGATAAAATAGAAGAAGAATATAGTGGTTTATTGGAAACTATTAAAGGATTAAAAGAAATTCTAGGGAGTGAAACTCTTATCTATCAAGTGATTAGAGAAGAATTACTAGACATCAAAGAAAAATACAATGATGATCGAAGAACAGGTTTTGATCTTGATGCTTCTGATTTTGATATAGAAGACTTAATCGAAAAAGAGGATGTGGTCATTACTTTAACCCACTTCGGATACATTAAACGACTACCCTCTGATACCTATCGTTCCCAAAGAAGGGGAGGAAGAGGGATGGCTGCCCTAAGTACGAGAGAAGATGATTTTGTGGAGCATCTCTTTATGACGTCTACCCATCACTACCTCTTGTTTTTTACCAACAAAGGGAGAGTATATAGACTCAAGGCCTTTGAAATACCTGAGGCAAGTAGACAGGCTAGAGGAACAGCTATTGTCAATATTCTACAGTTAGAACCAGGGGAAATGATTGCAGCAGTTATCCCTGTTAAGGAGTTTACCCCTGAACATTACTTAATTATGGTGACTAAGTTAGGGATGGTAAAGAAAACAGAACTAGTAGAATATGATACCTCCAGAAGATCGGGTTTAGCTGCCATTACCATCAAGGAAAATGATGAACTTATTGGTGTACGATTAACCAATGGGGATAAAGAAGTGATCATTGGTACAGAAAAAGGATATGCCATTCGTTTTTCTGAAAATGATGTCCGGGCTATGGGAAGAACGGCTATGGGCGTAAAGGGAATAGATCTAAGAAATAAAGACCAAGTTATTGGGATGGATTTAGTGTCCGAGGGATCCTATGTTCTAGCCGTAAGCGAAAATGGATATGGTAAAATGACCTCCTTAGAGGAATACCGTACCCAGGGCAGAGGAGGAAAAGGTGTAATCACCTATAACTTGACCAATAAAACCGGTGAATTGGTAGGAATCCGAATTGTAACAAAAGAAGATGAAATCATGTTAATCAATAATCAAGGCATAGTTATTAGACTAGAAGCTGAAGGAATATCAGAAATGGGTAGAAGTACCCAAGGGGTCACCCTAATGAGAGTAGGGGGAGAAGACAAAATTGTTTCAGTGGCAAAAGTCTATGTAAGTGAAGAAGTAGTAGAAGAAGCTAAAGATATGGAAAAAGCTGAGGTAAGGGAAGTCACTGAAAATAATACAGAAAAATAA
- the gyrB gene encoding DNA topoisomerase (ATP-hydrolyzing) subunit B — MTTQNNNQAYGAEQIQVLEGLEAVRKRPGMYIGSTGNRGLHHLVYEIVDNSIDEALAGYCDNIHVTIKPDNSITVEDDGRGIPTGIHPKMKKPAVEVALTVLHAGGKFGGGGYKVSGGLHGVGMSVVNALSEWLEVNVKQEGKIHRQRYERGKPVTELEIVGETKETGTTTTFKPDHQIFDELEYSFDILEHRLRELAFLNKGIRITLKDEREEEKQEEFHYEGGIVSFVEYLNKNKEPIHRQILGFETEKDGTLIDVAFQYNDGYAENIYTFANNINTTEGGVHLSGFRSAMTRTLNDYARKQNFLKENDKNLSGEDVREGITAVISVKLTDPQFEGQTKTKLGNPEVRGIVEQVVGENLSRFLEENPNVGKIIMDKALTAARAREAARKARELTRRKSVLESTSLPGKLADCSEKDPSLSEIFIVEGDSAGGSAKQGRDRRTMAILPLRGKILNVEKARLDRILSTQEIRSLITAFGVGISEDFDIEKARYHKIIIMTDADVDGAHIRTLLLTFFYRYMKPLIDAGYLYIAQPPLYKVSKGKVEKYAYSDEEMDEILGEMGRDNNINIQRYKGLGEMNPEQLWETTMNPESRTLLQVTLEDAIRADEIFTTLMGEKVQPRREFIEKNAKTVINLDI; from the coding sequence ATGACCACACAAAATAATAATCAAGCTTATGGAGCAGAACAAATACAAGTATTGGAAGGATTAGAAGCAGTCCGAAAACGTCCTGGTATGTATATTGGTAGTACAGGAAATAGGGGACTTCACCATTTGGTCTATGAAATAGTGGACAACAGTATTGATGAAGCCCTAGCAGGCTATTGTGATAACATCCACGTAACCATTAAACCAGATAATTCTATAACTGTAGAGGATGATGGACGGGGAATCCCTACGGGCATTCATCCTAAAATGAAAAAACCAGCGGTAGAAGTGGCTCTAACCGTACTCCATGCTGGAGGAAAATTCGGCGGTGGGGGCTACAAGGTATCCGGAGGCCTCCATGGAGTAGGGATGTCTGTAGTAAATGCCCTTTCAGAATGGCTGGAGGTAAATGTAAAACAAGAGGGTAAAATTCATAGACAACGTTATGAAAGAGGTAAGCCTGTTACAGAGCTAGAGATTGTTGGAGAGACAAAAGAAACAGGAACAACCACTACCTTTAAGCCTGATCATCAGATATTTGATGAATTAGAGTATAGCTTTGACATCCTAGAACATCGATTAAGGGAACTGGCCTTTTTAAATAAAGGGATTAGAATTACCCTAAAGGATGAAAGAGAAGAAGAAAAACAAGAAGAATTTCACTATGAAGGGGGAATTGTTTCCTTTGTAGAGTATCTAAATAAAAACAAAGAGCCCATACACAGACAAATTCTTGGGTTTGAAACTGAAAAAGATGGTACTTTAATAGATGTAGCCTTCCAGTACAATGATGGATATGCCGAAAATATCTATACTTTTGCCAATAATATTAATACCACAGAGGGCGGCGTGCATTTAAGTGGTTTTAGAAGTGCCATGACAAGAACCCTAAATGATTATGCTCGAAAACAAAACTTTCTTAAAGAAAATGATAAAAATCTTTCCGGGGAAGACGTACGGGAAGGGATTACTGCGGTAATTAGTGTAAAGTTGACAGATCCTCAATTTGAGGGACAAACCAAAACAAAATTAGGGAATCCCGAAGTCAGAGGAATTGTAGAACAAGTGGTAGGGGAAAACCTATCTAGATTTTTAGAGGAAAACCCAAATGTAGGCAAGATTATTATGGATAAGGCTCTTACAGCTGCACGGGCAAGGGAAGCAGCAAGAAAAGCTAGAGAATTGACCAGAAGAAAAAGCGTGCTAGAAAGCACTTCCTTACCGGGAAAACTTGCTGATTGTAGTGAAAAAGATCCCAGTTTATCAGAAATTTTCATTGTGGAAGGTGACTCCGCTGGAGGATCTGCTAAACAGGGAAGGGATAGACGTACCATGGCTATTTTACCTCTAAGGGGTAAAATCTTAAATGTGGAAAAGGCAAGATTGGATAGAATATTATCCACCCAAGAGATTCGTTCTTTGATCACTGCCTTTGGAGTGGGGATATCTGAGGACTTTGACATAGAAAAGGCAAGATATCATAAAATCATTATTATGACAGATGCAGACGTAGATGGTGCCCATATTCGTACTTTATTATTAACCTTCTTTTATCGCTATATGAAACCATTAATTGATGCAGGTTATCTCTATATTGCCCAGCCACCCCTTTATAAGGTATCCAAGGGAAAGGTAGAAAAGTATGCCTATAGTGATGAGGAAATGGATGAAATACTAGGGGAAATGGGTAGAGACAATAATATAAATATTCAGCGTTACAAAGGTTTAGGAGAGATGAATCCCGAACAATTGTGGGAGACTACCATGAACCCAGAAAGCCGTACTTTGCTCCAAGTTACCCTTGAGGATGCCATAAGAGCAGATGAAATCTTCACCACTCTTATGGGAGAAAAGGTACAACCCAGGAGAGAATTTATAGAGAAAAATGCCAAAACAGTAATTAACCTAGATATATAG
- the remB gene encoding extracellular matrix regulator RemB, which translates to MLLHLGGDEMVSFKDVIAVMNLEIAQMSKETVEFLDIAREEGFIKRISKEEPKSFVLAEVNHKSIIYFSPISSNTLIKRMGFMDKVKKCNK; encoded by the coding sequence ATGTTACTTCATCTGGGCGGAGATGAAATGGTTTCTTTTAAGGATGTCATTGCGGTAATGAATTTAGAAATTGCCCAAATGTCAAAAGAAACTGTAGAATTTTTAGATATAGCAAGAGAAGAAGGATTTATAAAAAGAATTTCCAAAGAAGAACCAAAATCCTTTGTTTTAGCAGAGGTAAATCATAAGAGTATTATATATTTTTCACCCATCTCTTCAAATACCCTGATAAAAAGAATGGGTTTTATGGATAAAGTGAAAAAGTGTAATAAATGA
- the recF gene encoding DNA replication/repair protein RecF (All proteins in this family for which functions are known are DNA-binding proteins that assist the filamentation of RecA onto DNA for the initiation of recombination or recombinational repair.), with protein MYIEELHLKNYRNYNQLDLKLHPKINIFVGNNAQGKTNIIESIYLMSIGKSHRSSKDKEIIAWGQDHAFLMGKFNTTQGQKTIEIGLSHQRKKLIKRNGIVLEKIGELLGQVNTVLFSPEDLRLIKEGPVERRNFLDREISNLRPQYYYALLEYNKILQQRNHLLKKIKIQPSLRDTLPLWNEQLINMGSKIIQMRLHFLKKINVFTKSLHHEITDGFEKIELFYQSTLISSLEEMQQIKELFGKELKKSENNDIKKGTTTIGPHRDDIKINVNKIDIRSFGSQGQQRTAALSLKLSLIQLIYTETGEFPILLLDDVMSELDQKRQKKLIHSLQEVQTFITCTDLSFLEDIELKEKKIFEIQEGRAK; from the coding sequence ATGTATATTGAAGAGCTTCATTTAAAAAATTATAGAAATTATAATCAATTAGATTTAAAGTTGCATCCCAAAATCAATATTTTTGTAGGAAATAATGCCCAGGGAAAAACAAACATCATAGAGTCTATTTATTTAATGAGTATTGGTAAATCCCATCGTAGTAGCAAAGATAAAGAAATCATAGCCTGGGGACAGGACCATGCTTTTTTAATGGGTAAATTTAATACAACCCAAGGCCAAAAAACAATAGAAATTGGACTTTCCCATCAGCGAAAAAAATTAATAAAAAGAAATGGCATAGTATTAGAAAAAATAGGAGAGCTTTTAGGTCAAGTCAATACCGTACTATTTTCCCCGGAGGACCTGAGACTAATCAAAGAAGGTCCAGTGGAAAGAAGAAATTTTTTAGATCGAGAAATATCGAATCTAAGACCTCAATATTATTATGCGTTACTGGAATATAATAAAATTCTTCAACAGAGAAACCACTTATTAAAAAAAATAAAGATACAACCCTCCCTAAGGGATACTCTCCCCCTATGGAATGAGCAATTAATCAATATGGGATCTAAGATTATTCAAATGCGTCTTCACTTTTTAAAAAAAATAAATGTTTTTACCAAGAGTCTTCACCATGAAATAACCGATGGCTTTGAAAAAATAGAATTATTTTATCAATCCACCTTAATCTCTTCTCTAGAGGAAATGCAGCAAATAAAAGAATTATTTGGTAAAGAACTCAAAAAAAGTGAGAACAACGATATAAAAAAAGGAACCACCACTATAGGTCCCCACCGGGATGATATCAAAATCAATGTCAACAAAATAGATATTCGTTCCTTTGGATCCCAAGGCCAACAGCGTACTGCTGCACTCTCTTTAAAACTCTCCCTTATCCAACTGATATATACTGAAACAGGAGAATTTCCTATACTTTTATTGGATGATGTGATGTCAGAGTTAGATCAGAAAAGGCAAAAAAAGCTTATTCATTCCCTACAGGAGGTACAAACCTTCATTACTTGTACCGATCTAAGCTTTCTAGAAGATATAGAGCTTAAAGAGAAAAAGATATTTGAAATTCAAGAAGGAAGAGCCAAATAA
- a CDS encoding RNA-binding S4 domain-containing protein yields the protein MEKVKIKPPYIKLDQLLKYVGIAENGGMAKMMIQDGLVQVNGQVVLQRGKKIKSKDIIEIVNYGKIEIE from the coding sequence ATGGAAAAAGTAAAAATAAAACCTCCCTATATCAAACTAGATCAATTGTTAAAATATGTTGGTATAGCAGAAAATGGCGGTATGGCCAAAATGATGATTCAAGATGGACTAGTTCAGGTAAATGGACAAGTAGTTCTACAAAGAGGAAAAAAAATAAAATCAAAGGATATCATAGAAATTGTTAATTATGGTAAAATAGAAATAGAATAA
- the dnaN gene encoding DNA polymerase III subunit beta, whose product MNIKCSKNQLLEGVVTVQKAVSSRTTLPILEGIFIQAEENKIKLVATDLEIGIESYIEGEIIEEGSVVLSSRIISELIRKLPEAPVEIKSDEANKTWITCASSEFVIQGQSGLEFPDLPEVSDESFTEIPQDLFKNMIRQTIFSVAQDETRPILTGALLEVDEKAVSLAALDGYRLALRKGKTSGAGNDKIREVIPGRTLNEISKILSEEENMIQISHTGNQILFQFGNTRIISRLLEGEFINYNQIIPEEYKTKIKVKTKDLLDSCERAALLARQGKNNLIKMEIQGEQMVISSNAEIGQVHEEITIEIGGEELTIAFNSKYFIDALKIIEDEEIILEFTTSVSPCVIKPIEEDYFVYLILPVRLLEH is encoded by the coding sequence ATGAATATTAAATGCTCAAAAAATCAATTACTGGAAGGGGTAGTTACCGTACAAAAAGCTGTATCCAGTAGAACCACTTTACCTATTCTAGAAGGAATCTTTATACAAGCAGAAGAGAATAAAATAAAACTTGTGGCTACTGATTTAGAAATAGGTATTGAAAGCTATATAGAGGGAGAAATTATAGAAGAGGGTTCTGTCGTACTTTCCTCTAGAATAATCAGCGAATTGATTAGAAAACTACCCGAAGCCCCAGTAGAAATTAAAAGCGATGAAGCCAATAAAACTTGGATTACCTGTGCCAGCTCAGAATTTGTTATCCAAGGCCAAAGCGGTTTGGAATTTCCAGATTTACCTGAAGTAAGTGATGAGAGTTTCACAGAAATTCCCCAAGATCTTTTTAAAAATATGATTAGGCAAACTATTTTTTCAGTAGCCCAAGACGAAACTAGACCTATTTTGACAGGAGCACTTCTTGAGGTAGACGAAAAAGCAGTTAGTTTAGCAGCTTTAGACGGATATCGCCTAGCCCTTCGTAAGGGAAAAACCTCCGGAGCAGGGAATGATAAAATAAGGGAAGTTATTCCAGGTAGAACCTTGAATGAAATTAGTAAAATACTATCAGAAGAGGAAAATATGATACAAATCTCCCATACAGGCAATCAGATTCTTTTTCAATTTGGAAATACTCGCATTATTTCTAGATTGTTAGAAGGGGAATTCATCAACTATAACCAAATTATCCCAGAAGAATACAAAACAAAAATAAAAGTAAAAACAAAAGATTTACTGGATAGTTGTGAAAGAGCTGCCCTCCTTGCCCGTCAAGGGAAAAACAACTTAATAAAAATGGAAATACAAGGAGAGCAAATGGTTATTTCCTCCAATGCAGAAATAGGGCAGGTTCATGAAGAAATAACCATAGAGATAGGGGGAGAGGAACTTACAATAGCCTTTAACTCAAAATACTTTATCGATGCTTTAAAAATTATTGAAGATGAAGAAATTATATTGGAATTTACAACCTCTGTCAGTCCTTGTGTTATAAAACCTATTGAAGAGGACTATTTTGTATATTTAATCCTACCTGTTAGATTATTAGAACATTAA
- the dnaA gene encoding chromosomal replication initiator protein DnaA: MTSPLFEVWAKTLEIIKSELTEVSFNTWLKTIEPISYQGNRIILGVPNDFTKGILEARYIVLISNALKQVTGEQINIKFTIPTEEIQKEVYQENDEKANIVSAPPTNLIPKYTFETFVIGNSNRFAHAASLAVAEAPAKAYNPLFIYGGVGLGKTHLMHAIAHFILNQNPKSKVMYVSSEKFTNELINSIRDDKNVEFRNRYRNIDVLLVDDIQFIAGKESTQEEFFHTFNALHDANKQIIISSDRPPKEIPTLEDRLRSRFEWGLITDIQPPDLETRIAILRKKANVENLDIPNEVMHFIAKKIQSNIRELEGALIRIVAYSSLTNQDITVELANEALKDIISSIAPKKITVPLIKEVIAEHFNIRMEDFNSKKRTKAIAFPRQIAMYITRELTDLSLPKVGEEFGGRDHSTVIHACDKISNDVKKDINLKNTIDKFIKQIEGK, encoded by the coding sequence ATGACATCTCCACTATTTGAAGTTTGGGCAAAGACATTAGAAATTATCAAATCAGAACTAACCGAGGTTAGTTTTAATACCTGGCTAAAAACCATTGAGCCAATTTCCTACCAGGGCAACCGGATCATACTAGGGGTACCCAATGATTTTACAAAGGGAATATTGGAAGCTAGGTATATTGTTCTAATATCCAATGCTCTCAAACAGGTAACTGGAGAACAAATAAATATAAAATTTACTATACCCACTGAGGAGATCCAAAAAGAGGTATATCAAGAGAATGATGAAAAGGCCAATATAGTAAGTGCGCCACCAACCAATCTCATCCCCAAATATACCTTTGAAACTTTTGTTATTGGTAATAGTAATCGCTTCGCCCATGCTGCATCTTTAGCTGTAGCCGAGGCACCGGCCAAAGCATACAACCCATTGTTTATCTATGGGGGTGTTGGTTTAGGTAAAACTCACCTTATGCATGCCATCGCTCATTTTATTCTAAATCAAAATCCTAAATCCAAGGTCATGTATGTTTCCTCGGAAAAATTCACCAATGAATTAATTAATTCCATTCGGGACGATAAGAACGTAGAATTTAGAAATCGTTACCGAAATATTGATGTTTTATTGGTCGATGATATCCAGTTTATTGCAGGGAAGGAAAGTACCCAAGAGGAATTTTTCCATACCTTTAATGCCCTACATGATGCAAATAAGCAAATCATCATTTCCAGTGACAGACCTCCTAAGGAGATTCCAACCTTAGAAGATAGGCTGCGTTCACGCTTTGAATGGGGACTGATCACAGATATCCAACCCCCTGATCTGGAAACTAGAATTGCAATTCTTAGAAAAAAAGCAAATGTAGAAAATTTAGATATCCCCAATGAGGTTATGCATTTCATCGCCAAGAAAATTCAGTCCAATATTCGTGAATTAGAAGGGGCACTTATACGAATAGTGGCTTATTCCTCCCTAACCAATCAAGACATCACTGTGGAATTGGCCAATGAAGCTTTAAAAGATATTATTTCTTCCATCGCTCCCAAAAAAATTACCGTACCTTTAATTAAAGAGGTGATCGCGGAACATTTTAATATTCGCATGGAGGATTTTAATTCTAAGAAAAGAACCAAAGCAATTGCCTTTCCAAGACAAATTGCTATGTATATCACCAGAGAACTTACCGATCTTTCCCTTCCTAAGGTGGGAGAAGAGTTTGGAGGAAGAGATCATTCAACAGTAATCCATGCCTGTGATAAGATCTCTAATGACGTAAAAAAAGATATAAATTTAAAAAATACCATAGACAAATTTATTAAACAAATAGAAGGTAAATAA
- the rpmH gene encoding 50S ribosomal protein L34 — MKRTYQPKKRQRQKVHGFRKRMSTLSGRNVLRRRRKKGRKVLSA, encoded by the coding sequence ATGAAAAGAACATATCAGCCTAAAAAAAGACAAAGACAAAAAGTCCATGGATTTAGAAAAAGGATGTCTACTTTATCTGGACGTAATGTATTAAGAAGAAGAAGAAAAAAAGGTAGAAAAGTATTATCAGCATAA
- the rnpA gene encoding ribonuclease P protein component, whose translation MNDTHTLKKNQDFKLLYNKGQSFANRLLVIYYSSNGNYVNRLGLSVSKKVGNSVVRNRVKRLMRESYRLNEDKIKKGYDMILIARVKANDADYKSIESALVHLLKKVDLLEKN comes from the coding sequence ATGAACGATACCCATACACTAAAAAAAAATCAAGATTTTAAACTACTATATAATAAGGGTCAATCCTTTGCTAATCGTTTGCTGGTAATTTATTATTCTAGTAATGGAAATTATGTGAATCGCCTAGGACTTTCTGTAAGTAAGAAGGTAGGAAATAGTGTAGTTAGAAATCGGGTAAAAAGATTGATGAGGGAAAGTTATAGGCTAAATGAGGATAAAATTAAAAAAGGATACGATATGATTTTGATTGCCAGAGTAAAGGCTAATGATGCTGATTATAAATCCATAGAGAGTGCATTGGTCCATTTATTAAAAAAAGTTGATCTTTTGGAAAAAAACTAA
- the yidD gene encoding membrane protein insertion efficiency factor YidD, with protein sequence MMKRMVLSIIRLYQRMISPLLPKSCRFYPTCSQYTYGAIEKFGLSKGLYLGLKRIVKCHPFHPGGFDPLP encoded by the coding sequence ATGATGAAGAGAATGGTATTATCTATAATAAGATTATATCAAAGGATGATATCCCCACTTTTACCTAAAAGTTGTAGATTTTATCCTACTTGTTCCCAATATACCTATGGAGCAATTGAAAAATTTGGATTATCCAAGGGCCTTTATTTGGGTCTAAAAAGAATTGTAAAATGTCATCCTTTTCATCCTGGCGGATTTGATCCTCTGCCTTAG